Proteins encoded together in one Bacteroidota bacterium window:
- a CDS encoding MBOAT family protein, with protein MDFHKALFLTVFLPLFLLLYGIADRKFKNALLLAASLFFYAWCEPVFVFVLVATTFFDFVLVRIMARQEGVRRKVVLAVSLCMNLSLLGWFKYRLFFVSLFGGTVTAQDEALLLVALPLGISFYTFETITYLLDVYRREQQPLNRFGDYLLYILLFPKLLAGPIIRYGEIASQLQERSAQETLENRLGGFYRLCIGLGKKVLIADQLALYYTDYTLTGIDFHTLGAGSAWLALLACFFRMYFDFSGYTDIALGLGRIFGFRLPENFNNPLLSPNITEFWKRWHMTLTAWMRNYLYIPLGGSRGGKWITYRNLGIVFLVSGLWHGAHWNFLLWGVFHGLLIIGERVVKFRMPRVLGVVFTIAAVSYSMSLFFIQDLDKMLQFQQALFGFNSATLSHWPRTEFWLPFAAAVCFSFFACTPFTKRVQDTVFTGYPSSAGHISLALISAVLFVLSLSYSASVNYNTFVYFRF; from the coding sequence ATGGATTTTCACAAGGCGCTTTTTCTTACCGTCTTTCTGCCGCTGTTTCTGCTGCTATACGGCATTGCTGACCGCAAGTTTAAAAATGCGCTTTTGCTTGCTGCCAGTTTGTTTTTTTATGCCTGGTGTGAGCCGGTTTTTGTTTTTGTACTGGTAGCCACTACATTTTTCGATTTTGTGCTGGTACGCATCATGGCACGGCAGGAAGGCGTGCGGCGAAAAGTTGTGCTGGCTGTTTCCCTGTGCATGAATCTTTCGCTGCTGGGCTGGTTTAAATACCGGCTGTTTTTTGTATCGCTTTTTGGCGGCACAGTTACTGCACAGGATGAAGCGTTGCTGCTTGTTGCATTACCACTCGGAATTTCGTTTTATACGTTCGAAACAATTACCTATCTGCTTGATGTTTACCGGCGCGAACAACAGCCGCTGAACCGTTTCGGTGATTATCTGCTTTACATTCTGCTTTTCCCCAAACTACTTGCCGGGCCTATTATCCGATACGGCGAAATAGCTTCGCAGCTTCAGGAAAGAAGTGCGCAGGAAACACTCGAAAACAGACTTGGCGGATTTTACAGGCTTTGCATTGGTCTGGGGAAAAAAGTGCTTATTGCTGATCAGCTGGCGTTGTATTATACCGACTACACACTTACCGGGATTGATTTTCATACGCTTGGTGCGGGAAGTGCCTGGCTGGCGCTGCTGGCCTGCTTTTTCAGAATGTATTTTGATTTTTCGGGTTATACGGATATTGCGCTGGGGCTGGGGCGGATTTTCGGATTCAGGTTACCTGAAAACTTCAATAACCCGCTGCTTTCGCCAAATATTACGGAGTTTTGGAAACGCTGGCACATGACGCTCACGGCCTGGATGCGTAATTACCTCTATATCCCGCTGGGCGGAAGCCGTGGAGGAAAATGGATTACCTACCGGAATCTGGGAATTGTGTTTCTGGTAAGCGGATTGTGGCATGGTGCGCACTGGAATTTCCTGCTCTGGGGCGTATTTCACGGCTTGCTGATTATTGGTGAGCGTGTGGTGAAATTTCGGATGCCGCGTGTTTTGGGAGTTGTGTTTACAATTGCAGCCGTGTCTTATTCCATGTCGTTATTCTTTATTCAGGACTTGGATAAAATGCTTCAGTTTCAGCAGGCCTTGTTCGGGTTTAATTCGGCCACTCTTTCACACTGGCCCCGCACCGAATTCTGGCTGCCTTTTGCAGCTGCAGTTTGCTTTTCGTTTTTTGCCTGCACGCCGTTTACAAAACGTGTGCAGGATACGGTGTTTACAGGTTATCCCTCTTCGGCCGGACATATTTCACTTGCACTGATCAGCGCGGTTTTGTTTGTGCTTTCGCTGAGTTACAGTGCTTCGGTAAATTACAATACGTTTGTTTATTTCCGTTTCTGA